From Hydra vulgaris chromosome 15, alternate assembly HydraT2T_AEP, one genomic window encodes:
- the LOC136091746 gene encoding uncharacterized protein LOC136091746: MTFKDYIITFYGKKIYDDTKKLQDLKIRNANSKNQLVFLQKCLSNNITPKSFKVKTPIHTKKAKNILKEYIKKLLIHVRNEAKHRLYSSKKLINELNIFFQTKVRLHDYELINGIINKSKNYHYIRKKTAMKEKYYKLQITPTIKNTFHPPNQVIKPVILNLTNVFLDKSTTKLLSLGPNFLPLQKKIPYMDIITNIETCALQLEKLKKQTQAETLR; encoded by the coding sequence atgactttcaaagattatattattactttttacgGCAAAAAGATTTACGATGATACCAAAAAGTTACAAGATTTGAAGATACGAAATGCGAACTCAAAAAATCAActcgtttttctacaaaaatgcTTATCCAATAACATAACTCCTAAATCGTTTAAAGTAAAAACTCCAATCCAtactaaaaaagcaaaaaacatacTGAAGGAATACattaaaaaactactaattcATGTTCGTAACGAAGCCAAACACAGATTATATTCAagtaagaaattaattaatgaattaaatatattttttcagacaAAAGTAAGATTACACGATTATGAGTTAATTAATGGTATAatcaacaaatcaaaaaattaccattatataaggaaaaaaacagcaatgaaagaaaaatattataaattacaaattacaccgactataaaaaatacttttcatccTCCCAATCAAGTTATTAAACCTGTTATACTCAATTTAACTAATGTTTTTCTGGATAAATCAACAACTAAGCTACTCAGTTTAGGTCCAAATTTTTTACCACTGCagaaaaaaattccttatatggatattataactaatatcGAAACTTGCGCTTTacaacttgaaaaacttaaaaaacaaacacagGCAGAAACTCTACGATAA